In one Colletotrichum destructivum chromosome 2, complete sequence genomic region, the following are encoded:
- a CDS encoding Putative PA domain, transferrin receptor-like, dimerization domain, peptidase M28, with amino-acid sequence MPSDRDHHYESVPPIPSYDEALATSGPADPTEWQMPRSPVDDRSRSETESQSLLNRNGEATSSRRPNRYRPPTVETDDEDSAWGSDDDGDETAYVRREMQELEIGEPGDGSRPLLWGKRIPFSLSLPRWRSWRWRLPSLRPTIRLPSGPNETTNDTNDANATTTTTTTTTTTRPRITMPQWDKDKARTAIIIFARVFAIVFVMGILYALFMSDLFTSMARRMNGGLRFNPEDVRAYVQGNVEDRRMKASVAHYTKYAHMAGTEGDYALAMDVESMFTRAGLDYVNVDEYYVYLNYPKAGGRAVEILGDDGKPKWTAKLEEEEIGGESAGHQTFVFHGHSRSGDVKGPLIYANYGARSDFKKLADSGIETKGAIALVRYYGPDAVLALKVKAAEEAGFAGCIVYSDPADDGFRLGDVAPNGRFMPADGVQRGTVALSNWVIGDPLTPGWESKKNLPRMKPEESKGLVKIPSLPLAWRDAQILLQHLKGHGEQVPKEWAGGVPDVAEWWTGNLSSPVVRLKNDNDVVQEKGIWNVYGKIEGIEQDQKSIIIGNHRDAWSFGATEPHSGTAIMIEMARIFGSLVAKGWRPLRSIEFMSWDGEEYNMIGSTEFVERNEEQLRQNAFAYINLDSAVAGTEFRAAGSPVFKQSVYRVIDRVFDANLNTTLRGLWDQREADLEDLGMGGDYVPFQNIVGTSSLDLGFRGARFPAQSSYDNYEWVNRIGDPDFSYHSMMGQVVGLLLLELADKPILPFDMVGYGDRIERYVNDLSNFCEHRGAGAQQDKFSLEPLKKLVGAVKTNLKGFSMWEMTWESTVMGGGGWESGDMGDKRLQFNNHMAEFETALLDLEQGGGMPNRPQFKHVIFGPQAWSGGKPVTFAGIRDAVEAGDWVLASRLVEKTARIILNATATLQEWEKGAESS; translated from the exons ATGCCTTCGGATCGCGACCATCACTACGAATCCGTACCGCCAATTCCGAGCTATGATGAGGCCCTTGCCACCAGCGGCCCGGCCGACCCTACCGAATGGCAAATGCCGCGCTCCCCGGTAGACGACCGCTCCCGGTCCGAGACCGAGTCGCAATCTCTGCTCAACAGGAATGGCGAGGCCACGtcctcccgccgcccgaaCCGCTACCGCCCGCCGACCGtcgagaccgacgacgaagacagCGCATGGGgcagcgacgatgatggcgacgagacTGCCTACGTCCGGAGAGAGATGCAGGAGCTGGAAATAGGAGAACCTGGCGATGGGTCACGCCCTTTACTGTGGGGGAAACGGATACCCTTCTCCCTTTCCTTGCCACGATGGCGctcttggcgatggcgcctGCCAAGCCTGCGCCCGACCATCCGGCTGCCCTCCGGCCCCAACGAAACCACCAACGATACCAACGATGCGAAtgcgacgacaacgacaacgacgacgacgacgacgacgagaccgcGGATCACAATGCCGCAGTGGGATAAGGACAAGGCGCggacggccatcatcatcttcgccCGCGTCTTCGCCATTGTCTTTGTTATGGGCATCCTCTACGCCCTTTTCATGAGCGATCTTTTCACCAGCATGGCCAGGCGCATGAACGGCGGCCTGCGTTTCAACCCCGAAGACGTGCGCGCCTACGTCCAGGGCAACGTTGAGGATCGTAGGATGAAGGCCTCCGTCGCCCATTACACAAAGTACGCTCACATGGCAGGAACCGAGGGCGACTACGCGCTGGCCATGGACGTCGAATCCATGTTCACTAGAGCCGGACTGGACTacgtcaacgtcgacgagTACTACGTATACCTGAACTACCCCAAGGCCGGAGGACGCGCTgtcgagatcctcggcgacgacggaaAGCCCAAGTGGACGGCCAAGctcgaagaggaagagatcGGAGGCGAGTCCGCGGGGCATCAGACCTTTGTGTTCCATGGCCACTCCAGGTCGGGAGACGTCAAGGGGCCCCTCATCTACGCCAACTACGGCGCGAGGTCCGACTTCAAGAAGCTGGCTGACAGCGGCATCGAGACCAAgggcgccatcgccctcgtccgtTACTACGGGCCGGACGCGGTCCTTGCGctcaaggtcaaggccgcggaggaggcgggctTCGCCGGATGCATCGTCTACAGCGAcccggccgacgacggcttcCGGCTGGGCGACGTCGCGCCCAACGGCCGCTTCATGCCTGCCGACGGCGTTCAGAGAGGCACCGTTGCGCTGTCCAACTGGGTTATCGGCGACCCCCTGACCCCTGGCTGGGAGAGCAAGAAGAATCTGCCGCGCATGAAGCCCGAGGAGAGCAAGGGCCTGGTCAAGATCCCGAGCTTGCCCCTGGCCTGGCGCGACGCCCAGATCCTGCTTCAGCATCTCAAGGGCCACGGCGAGCAGGTGCCCAAAGAGTGGGCGGGAGGCGTTCCTGACGTGGCCGAATGGTGGACCGGCAACCTGTCGTCGCCTGTTGTGCGCCTCAagaacgacaacgacgtGGTCCAGGAAAAGGGCATCTGGAACGTCTACGGCAAGATCGAGGGTATCGAGCAGGACCAAaagtccatcatcatcggcaaccACCGCGACGCCTGGTCCTTTGGCGCCACTGAACCCCATTCCGGCACGGCCATCATGATCGAGATGGCGCGCATCTTCGGCTCGCTCGTGGCCAAGGGCTGGCGCCCGCTCCGCAGCATCGAGTTCATGTCGTGGGACGGCGAGGAGTACAACATGATCGGCTCGACCGAGTTCGTGGAGCGCAACGAGGAGCAGCTCCGGCAGAACGCCTTTGCCTACATCAACctcgactcggccgtcgccggcaccgagtTCCGCGCCGCCGGGTCGCCCGTCTTCAAGCAGTCCGTCTACCGCGTCATCGACCGCGTCTTTGACGCCAACCTCAACACCACGCTGCGTGGCCTCTGGGACCAGCGCGAGGCCGACCTGGAGGACctcggcatgggcggcgacTACGTGCCGTTCCAGAACATTGTCGGCACCAGctccctcgacctcggcttcCGGGGCGCGCGTTTCCCCGCCCAGTCCAGCTACGACAACTACGAATGGGTCAACCGCATAGGCGACCCGGACTTCTCGTACCACTCCATGATGGGCCAGgtcgtcggcctcctgcttctcgagcttgccgacaagcccatcCTGCCGTTCGACATGGTGGGCTACGGCGACCGCATCGAGCGCTATGTCAATGACCTGTCCAACTTTTGTGAGCatcgcggcgccggcgcgcaGCAGGACAAGTTCTCGCTCGAGCCGCTCAAGAAgcttgtcggcgccgtcaagaCGAACCTCAAGGGCTTCTCCATGTGGGAGATGACGTGGGAGAGCACCgtcatgggcggcggtggctggGAGTCAGGCGACATGGGCGACAAGCGCCTCCAGTTTAACAACCACATGGCCGAGTTTGAGACGGCGTTGCTCGACCTCGAACAAGGCGGTGGT ATGCCCAACCGCCCTCAGTTCAAGCACGTCATCTTCGGACCCCAGGCCTGGTCTGGCGGCAAGCCCGTCACCTTCGCCGGCATtcgcgacgccgtcgaggctgGCGACTGGGTGCTCGCGAGCCGGCTcgtcgagaagacggcgcgcATCATCCTGAACGCGACCGCGACGTTGCAGGAGTGGGAGAAGGGCGCCGAGAGCAGCTGA
- a CDS encoding Putative vacuolar protein sorting-associated protein, which translates to MSATPVPPEDQARLLEDALIAVRQQTALMRKCLDTPGKLMDALKCCSTLVSELRTSSLGPKQYYELYMAVFDALRYLSVHLRENHPVNHLADLYELVQYAGNIVPRLYLMITVGTAYMSIPDAPVKELMKDMMDMSRGVQHPIRGLFLRYYLSGQARDYLPTGDGDGPEGNLSDSINFILTNFVEMNKLWVRLQHQGHSREREQRTRERKELQLLVGSNIVRLSQLVDLETYKSGILAPLLEQVVQCRDVLAQEYLLEVITQVFPDDFHLHTLDQFLGAVSRLNPHVNVKAIVIGLMDRLSDYAERESKDETEGDRAKLEEEALAALLEKTSLKNEGRGASSAPGGHSDANDEPGQAADLNLNGVNPTSENEARAAEDLPPPEEPTPSIADTDATAVNGEGTAPEKGIPENVQLYEIFFSQVKNLVEAQHLPIQDTIALLCSLTNLALNIYPERLDFVNQILDYATIKVRENANNADLHSPPAQHSLLALLQAPLNRYLSIFTALSLPTYVPLFQSQSYPTRRAVAGEVARTLLRDQTRISTPNQLENVLEVLKVLIKEGSQASSNYPGVAQRRAVETDETMEEQGWLARIVHLVDGEDNDTQFRLLQMTRKAYSEGNERIRTTTPPLITACMKLARRFKAREHYEDNWETQSNALFKFMHSALSTLYTRVNGAGAAELALRLFCASGQTADMVGFEEVAYEFFAQAFTVYEEAISDSKAQFQAVCVIATALHQTRNFGKENYDTLITKCAQHGSKLLRKPDQCRAVYLASHLWWATPMAVNGETDETGLYRDGKRVLECLQRALRVADSCMETATSIELFVEILDRYVYYFDQQNAAVTTKYLNGLIELIHSNLAGNQQDSASVENSKRHFYHILESIKGRQYEGVVLYPK; encoded by the exons ATGTCTGCGACTCCCGTACCGCCCGAAGACCAGGCACGTCTCTTGGAGGATGCTCTGATCGCGGTACGCCAGCAGACCGCTCTGATGCGGAAATGCCTCGACACTCCGGGCAAGCTCATGGATGCTCTTAAGTGCTG CTCCACCTTGGTCTCCGAATTGCGAACGAGTAGCCTCGGCCCCAAACAATACTACGAGCTCTACATGGCCGTCTTCGACGCCCTGCGATACCTCTCCGTCCACCTCCGAGAGAACCATCCCGTCAATCACCTTGCCGACCTGTACGAGCTCGTCCAATATGCCGGCAATATCGTTCCGCGTCTGTATCTGATGATCACCGTCGGCACTGCTTACATGTCTATCCCCGACGCGCCCGTCAAGGAGCTCATGAAGGACATGATGGATATGAGCAGAGGTGTACAGCACCCCATCCGCGGACTGTTTCTCCGATACTACCTGTCAGGTCAGGCCAGAGACTACCTCCCCActggtgatggcgacggcccCGAGGGCAACCTGTCCGATTCGATCAACTTCATCCTCACCAATTTCGTCGAGATGAACAAGCTCTGGGTGCGCCTGCAGCACCAGGGCCACTCCCGCGAGCGCGAACAGCGAacgagggaaagaaaagagctGCAGCTCCTGGTCGGCAGCAACATCGTGCGCCTCAGCCAGCtggtcgacctcgagacgTACAAGTCGGGCATCCTTGCGCCCCTGCTTGAGCAGGTCGTGCAATGTCGCGACGTTCTAGCCCAGGAGTATCTCTTGGAGGTCATCACCCAGGTCTTCCCCGACGATTTCCACCTCCACACCCTCGACCAAtttctcggcgccgtctcccGCTTGAACCCGCACGTAAACGTCAAAGCTATCGTCATTGGGTTGATGGATCGTCTGTCCGATTACGCAGAGCGCGAGTCCAAGGACGAAACCGAGGGCGACCGAGCCAAgctggaggaagaggcacTGGCAGCCTTGTTGGAAAAGACCAGCTTGAAGAACGAAGGTCGCGGCGCGTCCTCTGCGCCAGGGGGACACTCggacgccaacgacgagccCGGACAAGCCGCCGATCTCAACCTCAACGGCGTTAACCCGACCAGCGAGAACGAAGCCCGCGCGGCAGAGGACCTCCCGCCCCCTGAGGAGCCGACCCCCTCGATCGCAGACACGGACGCTACTGCTGTCAACGGCGAAGGGACCGCGCCGGAGAAGGGCATACCGGAGAACGTTCAGCTTTACGAGATCTTCTTCAGCCAAGTCAAGAACCTGGTCGAGGCGCAACACCTCCCCATCCAGGACACGATAGCCCTGCTCTGCTCGCTGACGAATCTGGCTCTCAACATCTACCCCGAACGCCTGGACTTCGTCAACCAGATTCTCGACTACGCAACCATCAAGGTCAGGGAGAACGCAAACAACGCCGATCTGCACTCGCCCCCAGCCCAGCACAGCCTTTTAGCCCTGCTCCAGGCACCCCTCAACCGATACCTTTCCATCTTCAccgccctctccctccccacCTACGTCCCCCTCTTCCAGTCCCAGTCGTATCCGACGCGCCGTGCTGTTGCCGGCGAGGTGGCCCGTACCCTTCTCCGGGACCAAACTCGCATCTCCACCCCTAACCAGCTGGAGAACGTTTTGGAGGTGCTCAAGGTGCTCATTAAGGAGGGCTCCCAGGCATCCTCCAACTATCCCGGTGTCGCGCAGCGCCGGGCcgtcgagacggacgagacgatggaggaacagggctggctggccaggatcgtccacctcgtcgatggcgaggacAACGACACACAGTTCCGCCTGCTGCAGATGACTCGCAAGGCGTACTCGGAAGGCAACGAGAGGATCCGTACGACAACGCCCCCGCTCATCACTGCCTGCATGAAGCTCGCAAGACGTTTCAAGGCACGCGAGCACTACGAGGATAACTGGGAGACGCAGAGCAACGCGCTGTTCAAGTTTATGCACTCCGCCCTCAGCACCCTGTATACCCGTGTCAACGGggccggcgcggccgagCTGGCCTTGCGCCTGTTCTGCGCATCGGGTCAGACGGCCGACATGGTGGGCTTCGAGGAGGTGGCCTATGAGTTCTTTGCCCAGGCGTTCACCGTCTACGAGGAGGCGATTTCGGATTCAAAGGCACAGTTCCAAGCCGTCTGCGTCATTGCGACGGCACTGCACCAGACGAGGAACTTTGGCAAGGAGAACTACGACACGCTCATCACCAAGTGCGCCCAGCACGGCAGCAAGCTGCTTCGGAAGCCCGACCAGTGCCGCGCCGTCTACCTCGCCAGCCACCTGTGGTGGGCCACGCCAATGGCCGTCAATGGAGAAACGGACGAGACTGGC TTGTACCGGGACGGCAAGCGGGTGCTCGAGTGTCTCCAGCGAGCGCTGCGCGTCGCCGACTCGTGCatggagacggcgacgtcgatcGAGCTTTTTGTCGAGATCCTGGACCGATACGTCTACTACTTTGACCAACAAAACGCGGCG GTCACGACCAAGTATCTCAACGGCCTCATCGAGCTCATCCACTCCAACCTCGCCGGAAACCAGCAggactcggcctcggtcgagAACAGCAAGCGCCACTTCTACCATATTCTCGAGAGCATCAAGGGGCGGCAGTACGAGGGCGTCGTTCTCTACCCGAAATGA
- a CDS encoding Putative metallo-beta-lactamase, ribonuclease Z/Hydroxyacylglutathione hydrolase, producing MASDRISLEFITTGNVWMRNPMQGQPIANRSIAMRFLRSLTGDWIGPMPLGAFLIHHPAGPILFDTGVSTHCTEPGYFPCWNPVPGMLNKLEVTREDGIVEQLRRRGVKPTDLQFVVLSHLHHDHAGGLEELAVAAPDVPVYVGPEHWDAFGKHPVWAAMQGCTPDRWPPGFEPRMLDFEEGRAVGPWGRSCVLTANGTVVAVDTPGHVPGHVSLIVVGDNDDGTTTRYLLTGDATYAIDVLEREEPDGANGDPVTAFESLRKIKEYARSHDVVVLPSHDPDTPRLLRDRVVYRPKD from the coding sequence atgGCCTCCGACCGCATCTCGCTCGAGTTCATCACCACCGGCAACGTCTGGATGCGCAACCCGATGCAGGGCCAGCCGATCGCCAACCGCAGCATCGCCATGCGCTTCCTCCGCTCCCTCACGGGCGACTGGATCGGCCCCATGCCGCTCGGGGCCTTCCTCATCCACCACCCCGCCGGCCCGATCCTCTTCGACACGGGCGTCTCGACGCACTGCACCGAGCCGGGCTACTTCCCCTGCTGGAACCCGGTCCCGGGCATGCTCAACAAGCTCGAGGTCACGCGCgaggacggcatcgtcgagcagctgcgccgccgcggcgtcaAGCCGACGGACCTGCAGTTCGTCGTCCTCAGCCACCTGCACCACGACCACGCCGGcgggctcgaggagctcgccgtcgccgcgcccgACGTGCCGGTCTACGTCGGCCCGGAGCACTGGGACGCCTTCGGGAAGCACCCGGTCTGGGCCGCCATGCAAGGGTGCACGCCGGACCGCTGGCCGCCCGGCTTCGAGCCGCGCATGCTCGACTTCGAGGAGGGGCGCGCCGTCGGGCCGTGGGGGCGGTCCTGCGTGCTgacggccaacggcaccgtcgtcgccgtcgacacgCCGGGCCACGTGCCGGGCCACGTCTCGCTCATCGTCGTgggcgacaacgacgacggcaccacGACGCGGTACCTGCTCACGGGCGACGCCACgtacgccatcgacgtgctGGAAAGGGAGGAGCCGGACGGCGCCAACGGTGACCCGGTCACGGCGTTTGAGAGCCTGCGCAAGATCAAGGAGTACGCGAGGAgccacgacgtcgtcgtcctgccGAGCCACGACCCGGATACGCCACGGCTGTTGCGGGACAGGGTGGTGTATCGGCCGAAGGACTAG
- a CDS encoding Putative SGNH hydrolase-type esterase domain, SGNH hydrolase superfamily, with translation MRANLAIVAGFLGLASALPADNSASGSDVEKRQSVPTVYLCGDSTTAKAGGGGGTEGWGTFLQYSFAPSKAKVDNRAIGGRSARSYTREGRFDAVAALVKAGDWVIIEFGHNDGGSLTPTDNGRTDCFGDGAQTCQTTYNGVAETVLTYPAYLKNAAKKFNEKGAKVIISAATPNNVWETGTYKWGYDRFFYYAWLAVEQLGGPSKGYYFVPHGEYAAQAMKNLGAATVNANYPNDHTHTAPFLADAMHKAFVLGLRCGTSALASLVTNSTASLTSTYLGPCVDSYNSTVHALLR, from the exons ATGCGCGCCAACCTCGCCATCGTAGCCGGCTTCTTGGGCCTCGCCTCGGCCCTGCCCGCCGACAACTCCGCCTCGGGCTCCGACGTTGAGAAGCGCCAGTCCGTACCGACCGTCTACCTCTGCGGCGACAGCACAacggccaaggccggcggcggcggcggcaccgaggGCTGGGGCACGTTCCTGCAATACTCGTTCGCGCCcagcaaggccaaggtcgacaacCGCGCCATCGGCGGCCGCAGCGCGCGCTCCTACACGCGCGAGGGCCgcttcgacgccgtcgccgccctcgtcaaaGCCGGCGACTGGGTCATCATCGAGTTCGGCCACAACGACGGCGGCTCCCTCACCCCGACGGACAACGGGAGGACCGACTGcttcggcgacggtgccCAGACGTGCCAGACCACCTACAA cggcgtcgccgagaccGTCCTCACGTACCCGGCCTACCTGAAgaacgccgccaagaagTTCAACGAAAAGGGCGCCAAGGTTATCAtctcggcggcaacgcccAACAATGTCTGGGAGACGGGCACCTACAAATGGGGATATGACCGCTTCTTCTACTACGCCTG gctcgccgtcgagcagctcggcggccCGTCCAAGGGCTACTACTTCGTCCCGCACGGCGAGTACGCGGCGCAGGCGATGAAgaacctcggcgccgcgaCCGTCAACGCCAACTACCCCAACGACCACACGCACACGGCGCCgttcctcgccgacgccatgcACAAGgccttcgtcctcggcctgcgcTGCGGCACCAGCGCCCTCGCGTCGCTGGTGACCaactcgacggcctcgctgaCCTCGACCTACCTCGGCCCCTGCGTCGATAGCTACAACTCGACCGTCCACGCGCTGCTGAGGTAA
- a CDS encoding Putative peptidase M28, translating to MHLNAALAILAASRVALAAPAADEVKVNPALRLIKTSEADAGVWVTEEQKIENYVNKHIGFFDITDITDEEVLAVLSTPPEAALEARQAVTYPTTLSHVSEANTLIARVSNTQPQSWLKTLTDFYNRYYLSTYGTQSATWLFNQVKSVAAVNSAITVTQFTHSWNQPSIIAKIPGTSSNLVIVGAHFDSTGGSSTARGPGADDNGSGVVVILEALRVLANAGFKPKNTLEFHFYAAEEAGLRGSSAIFSNYKAAGKKVLGFVNQDMAGYSPSGRVSVYNDYVDTALSNYVRLIATQYTGLAPTSDTCGYGCSDHAAARSNGFPAAYVCDEPIRTSTPYIHTPNDSYDTIQWPAILRHSKFTVGFLVEASYL from the exons ATGCATctcaacgccgccctcgccatcctcgcgGCCTCCAGGGTTGCCCTggccgccccggccgccgatgaagTCAAGGTCAACCCTGCGCTCCGATTGATCAAGAcgtccgaggccgacgccggtgTCTGGGTCACCGAGGAGCAAAAGATTGAGAACTACGTCAACAAGCACAttggcttcttcgacatcacCGACATCACG GACGAAGAGGTCTTGGCCGTGCTGTCCACGCCtcccgaggccgccctcgaggccagACAGGCCGTCACCTACCCCACCACTCTCTCCCATGTGAGCGAGGCCAACACGTTGATTGCCCGCGTCTCCAACACCCAGCCTCAGTCGTGGCTCAAAACGTTGACCGA CTTCTACAACCGCTACTACCTCTCCACGTACGGCACCCAGTCGGCAACTTGGTTGTTCAACCAGGTCAAGTCCGTCGCGGCGGTCAACTcggccatcaccgtcacccAGTTCACCCACAGCTGGAACCAGCCTTCGATCATTGCCAAGATCCCCGGAACCAGCTCCAACCTGG TGATTGTCGGCGCTCACTTTGACTCTACCGGCGGCTCCTCGACCGCccgcggccccggcgccgacgacaacggctccggcgtcgtcgtcatcctcgaggccctgcgcgtgctcgccaacgccggcttCAAGCCCAAGAACACGCTCGAGTTCCACTtctacgccgccgaggaggccggcctgCGCGGCTCgtcggccatcttctccaactacaaggccgccggcaagaaggtgctcggcttcgtcaaccAGGACATGGCCGGCTACTCGCCCTCGGGCCGCGTCTCCGTCTACAACGACTACGTCGACACGGCGCTGTCCAACTACGTCCGCCTCATCGCCACGCAGTACACCGGCCTCGCGCCCACCAGCGACACCTGCGGATACGGCTGCTCCGACCACGCCGCGGCGCGCTCCAACGGCTTCC CCGCTGCTTATGTCTGCGACGAGCCTATTCGTACTTCGACCCCTTACATCCACACCCCCAACGAC AGCTACGACACTATCCAATGGCCGGCAATCCTGCGCCACTCCAAGTTCACTGTTGGTTTCTTGGTCGAGGCCTCGTACCTGTAG
- a CDS encoding Putative major facilitator superfamily, MFS transporter superfamily, with translation MRDPEEQEVQDHAASAAAVALGTPEAVELRAMGSPRSGSSHREPESSPLAWLCVVGSFMFLYPSYGFMQSVGTVQSYLQLNQLSAYPSRDLGWTSGIFTSLGLLLGIQAGPLMDAYGTKFLAPVSVVLYVPVFFIMGECTEYWHFILCLGVLGGIGGALTSTVAMAVIGKLFNRRKGLAMGIALSGSSFGGVTISMMLRSILPTLGWQWSMRVMGFLVLGIMTIGVLCFLPYPRLCVAVAGAPVGKTGAMLNFSAFRSPPFGFMTMGLFLLEFVLFGITGLLPTFAIASGFGSDVGYSLIAILNGTSCLGRIMTGIIGDKLGHLNILLTMIGITIVFTGVVFVPFGTKHIGALYAFAALWGYGSGSFLSSTPVCVGKTCEPKDYGRYLGTMNFVVSFSLLVTVPIGGQMLESMGGTALSGFYLAIVFLGGVCFFAARALLLDGWLTLRARI, from the exons ATGAGAGACccagaagagcaagaagTGCAAGATCATGCCGCCTCTGCAGCAGCTGTTGCGCTCGGGACACCTGAAGCGGTTGAGCTGCGTGCCATGGGTTCTCCTCGGTCCGGTTCCAGCCACCGGGAACCCGAGTCGAGCCCGTTGGCATGGCTTTGCGTCGTGGGCTCATTCATGTTTCTCTACCCATCCTACG GTTTCATGCAATCCGTCGGAACCGTTCAGTCCTATCTCCAGCTCAACCAGCTGAGCGCGTACCCCTCTCGTGATCTGGGCTGGACCAGCGGAATATTCACCTcgctcggcctgctgctcggcATCCAGGCCGGCCCCCTCATGGATGCGTACGGCACCAAGTTCCTGGCGCCCGTTTCCGTGGTGCTGTACGTGCCGGTATTCTTCATCATGGGCGAGTGCACCGAGTACTGGCACTTCATCCTCTGCCTCGGGGTGCTCGggggcatcggcggcgccctcacCTCGACCGTCGCAATGGCGGTCATCGGGAAACTCTTCAACCGCCGCAAGGGGCTCGCCATGGGGATCGCCCTCTCGGGGTCTTCCTTTGGCGGCGTCACGATCTCGATGATGCTGCGCTCGATCCTGCCGACGCTGGGCTGGCAGTGGTCGATGAGAGTCATgggcttcctcgtcctcggcatcatGACCATCGGCGTCTTGTGTTTCCTGCCGTATCCCCGGCTGTgtgtcgccgttgccggggCACCAGTGGGCAAGACGGGGGCAATGCTGAACTTCTCGGCCTTCCGGTCTCCTCCTTTCGGCTTCATGACCATGGGCCTATTTCTTCTCGAGTTCGTCCTATTTGGTATAACGGGTCTGCTGCCCACCTTTGCGATCGCCTCGGGCTTCGGTTCCGACGTCGGATACTCCCTGATTGCGATTCTCAACGGCACGTCATGTCTTGGCCGCATCATGACtggcatcatcggcgacaAGCTCGGGCATCTCAACATCCTACTCACAATGATAGGAATTACGATTGTTTTTACCGGTGTCGTATTTGTGCCTTTTGGGACCAAGCATATCGGGGCGTTGTATGCTTTTGCTGCTTTGTGGGGGTATGGGTCAGGATCTTTCTTGTCCAGCACCCCAG TGTGTGTGGGTAAAACGTGCGAACCGAAGGACTACGGCAGATATCTTG GCACAATGAACTTTGTCGTCAGCTTCTCGCTATTGGTGACCGTGCCTATCGGCGGACAGATGCTCGAAAGCATGGGTGGGACAGCGCTCTCGGGCTTCTATCTGGCTATCGTCTTTCTTGGCGGAGTctgcttcttcgccgcccgcgccctgctcctcgacggaTGGCTCACTCTCCGGGCTAGGATTTGA